One window of Acidobacteriota bacterium genomic DNA carries:
- a CDS encoding type II toxin-antitoxin system VapC family toxin, with protein MIDFLDTSALIKLYIAEDGSERLARRVEDQSVAVSDLAFAEVHATLARRLRESLLTIAEYQLTTRRFAAEWQGLIRVSVSQAVLQLVPGLCQRHPLRSADALQLASALMLREEDLSVTLVACDQRLLGSAAAEKLPVFDPTAAV; from the coding sequence TTGATCGATTTTCTCGACACCAGCGCGCTGATCAAGCTGTATATCGCGGAGGATGGATCCGAGAGGCTCGCCCGGCGAGTCGAGGATCAAAGCGTCGCTGTCTCCGATTTGGCCTTTGCGGAAGTCCATGCAACCCTCGCGCGGCGGCTGCGGGAGTCCCTTCTGACCATCGCCGAATACCAGTTGACGACGCGGCGCTTCGCGGCGGAGTGGCAAGGCTTGATCCGCGTATCCGTCAGTCAGGCCGTGCTGCAGCTGGTACCGGGCCTCTGCCAGCGCCATCCCCTGCGCAGCGCCGACGCGCTCCAACTCGCCAGCGCTTTGATGCTTCGGGAGGAAGATCTCTCGGTCACCTTGGTGGCCTGTGATCAGCGATTGCTCGGGAGTGCCGCGGCTGAGAAGCTCCCGGTCTTCGACCCGACAGCCGCTGTCTGA
- a CDS encoding type II toxin-antitoxin system VapB family antitoxin: MATNLDIDPQLLQEAQRVGGHRTKKATVNEALEEYIQRHRQREILKLFGTVDYDPAYDYKEQRRRP, encoded by the coding sequence ATGGCCACCAACCTGGACATCGACCCCCAGCTGCTGCAGGAAGCTCAGCGGGTGGGAGGGCATCGGACGAAGAAGGCGACGGTGAACGAGGCGTTGGAGGAGTACATCCAGCGGCATCGTCAGCGGGAGATTCTGAAGCTCTTCGGCACCGTCGATTACGATCCCGCCTACGACTACAAAGAGCAGCGCCGGCGCCCATGA
- a CDS encoding YihY/virulence factor BrkB family protein, whose amino-acid sequence MVERLSRLPKVRRSLHDALLLFRLAAEKAQKDGLGLIASALAFVSILSLVPLLAAFSFIGARAFRSYQEQVLDLLVQLLPYSEVALRQMLNELVLQAGRVQGLGLLFFLVGALTAFTTVERTINRTWTLPHRRPFRQRLFSFTLLLFWGPLLIGAAFSAAAVLRQRAGLSSMLNATGIIGLLPPAAILVGLTMLYWLVPYTRVGFRNALLGGTVATLLLELLRQGFSLYIRYFPGFNLVYGSVAFVFLFLVSMQLAWGIILAGNVLAYTAQHFPALAYMHRRGPRLAGPWLAMALLTLLARELDRGKPIVPLASLAARLRLSPAELRPVLGPLLRRRLLLATGREDEGYLLARPPRRIRIYEIFDCYDPRRLSRRELAPDELESDDLAPGGLVTGKPASKTPASGQAPSGDTEGPEVLLPPPGGLGLQGPGGGPDPTEETLPPPPEGLPQALEDVRRRVTSARAATLGDLTLADLALANQAHPPQESPTADSNQEPSSPTG is encoded by the coding sequence TTGGTAGAACGGCTCTCGCGCCTCCCCAAGGTGCGCCGTAGCCTGCACGACGCGCTGCTCCTCTTCCGTCTGGCGGCGGAGAAAGCCCAAAAGGACGGTCTGGGCCTCATCGCCTCGGCCCTGGCCTTCGTCAGCATCCTGTCCCTGGTGCCGCTGCTGGCAGCCTTCTCCTTCATCGGCGCCCGCGCCTTCCGGAGCTACCAGGAGCAAGTGCTCGACCTCTTGGTCCAGCTCCTGCCGTACTCGGAGGTGGCCCTGCGGCAGATGCTCAACGAGCTGGTGCTCCAGGCCGGCCGGGTCCAGGGCCTGGGGCTGCTCTTCTTCCTGGTCGGCGCCCTCACCGCCTTCACCACGGTGGAGCGCACCATCAACCGCACCTGGACCCTGCCCCACCGCCGCCCCTTCCGGCAGCGCCTGTTCTCCTTCACCCTGCTGCTCTTCTGGGGTCCGCTGCTCATCGGCGCCGCCTTCTCCGCCGCCGCCGTGCTACGCCAGCGCGCCGGTCTCAGCTCCATGCTCAACGCCACCGGCATCATCGGCCTGCTGCCGCCAGCGGCGATCCTGGTAGGGCTGACCATGCTCTACTGGCTGGTGCCCTACACCCGCGTGGGCTTCCGCAACGCCCTGCTGGGGGGCACGGTGGCGACCCTGCTGCTGGAGCTCCTGCGCCAGGGCTTTTCCCTCTACATCCGCTACTTCCCCGGCTTCAACCTGGTCTACGGCAGTGTCGCCTTCGTCTTCCTCTTCCTGGTCTCCATGCAGCTGGCCTGGGGCATCATCCTCGCCGGCAACGTCCTCGCCTACACCGCCCAGCACTTCCCAGCCCTCGCCTACATGCATCGGCGCGGCCCGCGGCTAGCAGGCCCGTGGCTGGCCATGGCCCTGCTCACCCTGCTGGCCCGGGAGCTCGACCGCGGCAAGCCCATCGTGCCCCTCGCCAGCCTCGCCGCCCGCCTGCGCCTCTCCCCCGCCGAGCTGCGCCCGGTCCTCGGGCCCCTGCTGCGCCGCCGCTTGCTCCTCGCCACCGGCCGCGAGGACGAGGGCTACCTCCTTGCCCGCCCACCGCGGCGCATCCGCATCTACGAGATCTTCGACTGCTACGACCCGCGACGGCTGTCGCGACGGGAGCTGGCTCCGGACGAGCTGGAATCGGACGATCTGGCCCCCGGCGGCCTCGTCACCGGCAAACCGGCTTCCAAGACGCCGGCCTCCGGCCAGGCTCCTAGCGGGGACACGGAAGGCCCCGAAGTCCTGCTGCCGCCCCCCGGCGGCCTCGGCCTCCAAGGCCCCGGCGGCGGCCCCGACCCCACCGAGGAAACCCTGCCTCCCCCGCCGGAGGGCCTGCCCCAAGCCCTCGAAGACGTCCGCCGCCGCGTCACCAGCGCCCGAGCAGCAACCCTCGGCGACCTGACCCTGGCGGATTTGGCTCTCGCAAACCAAGCCCATCCGCCCCAAGAATCCCCCACCGCCGACTCCAACCAGGAGCCGAGCAGCCCCACGGGGTAG
- a CDS encoding glycosyltransferase family 1 protein has translation MSEGSSLGGTAESLRSEPLPSEPPAEEPLRLCLVTETFSPEINGVARTLDQLVRGMMARGHRVEVVHPRRRGVAEDVEHFLVPGLPLPGYPELRFGLPVARRLRRRWSQDPPTVVHVATEGPLGFAATFTARKLGIPVLSTFHTNFHDYGRHYGYGLLRRAVLAGMRYFHNRTAATLVPTEEIRRGLESSGFQRVGVLARGVDTKLFSPQRRDDELRARWDARPSAPVLSYVGRIAGEKDVALALEAFRRARRAVPDSRAVVVGDGPHRQRSEEAYPEVVFCGMRTGEDLGRHYASGDVFVFPSRTETFGNVVLEAMASGLVVVAFDRAAAHELIVSGENGFTVPGDDRQELAELAAAVARRPLDELRAIGARARVTALGSGWDAVVKRYEAALFGVLTGGS, from the coding sequence GTGAGCGAGGGGTCGTCCCTCGGCGGGACCGCTGAGTCTCTTCGTTCGGAGCCCCTTCCTTCAGAGCCCCCAGCTGAAGAGCCACTACGCCTCTGCCTGGTCACCGAGACCTTCTCGCCGGAGATCAACGGCGTCGCCCGCACCCTCGACCAGCTGGTGCGGGGGATGATGGCCCGGGGGCACCGCGTGGAAGTGGTGCATCCCCGACGTCGAGGAGTAGCGGAGGATGTCGAGCACTTCTTGGTCCCCGGCCTGCCGCTGCCGGGCTACCCCGAGCTGCGCTTCGGCCTGCCGGTGGCGCGGCGCCTCCGCCGCCGCTGGAGCCAGGACCCTCCGACGGTGGTCCACGTCGCCACCGAAGGACCGTTGGGCTTCGCTGCCACCTTCACCGCGCGCAAGCTGGGGATTCCGGTGCTTAGCACCTTCCACACCAACTTCCACGACTACGGCCGCCACTACGGCTACGGCCTCCTGCGGCGTGCGGTGCTGGCGGGCATGCGCTACTTCCACAACCGCACCGCCGCCACCCTGGTGCCCACCGAAGAGATCCGCCGGGGGTTGGAGTCCAGCGGCTTCCAGCGCGTCGGGGTCCTCGCCCGCGGGGTGGATACGAAGCTCTTCTCCCCACAGCGCCGGGACGACGAGCTCCGCGCCCGCTGGGACGCCCGGCCGTCCGCGCCGGTGCTTTCCTACGTCGGCCGCATCGCCGGCGAGAAGGACGTAGCCCTCGCCCTCGAAGCCTTTCGCAGGGCTCGCCGGGCGGTGCCCGACAGCCGCGCTGTGGTGGTGGGGGACGGCCCCCACCGGCAGCGCAGCGAGGAGGCCTATCCAGAGGTGGTCTTCTGCGGCATGCGCACCGGCGAGGACCTGGGCCGCCACTACGCCAGCGGCGACGTCTTCGTCTTCCCCTCCCGCACCGAGACCTTCGGCAACGTGGTGCTGGAGGCTATGGCCAGCGGCCTGGTGGTGGTGGCCTTCGACCGCGCCGCGGCCCACGAGCTCATCGTGTCCGGGGAGAACGGTTTTACCGTCCCCGGCGACGACCGGCAGGAGCTGGCGGAGCTGGCAGCGGCGGTGGCTCGGCGGCCTCTGGACGAGCTGCGCGCCATCGGTGCCCGCGCCCGCGTCACGGCCTTGGGGTCCGGCTGGGATGCGGTGGTGAAGCGATACGAGGCAGCTCTCTTCGGGGTCTTGACTGGCGGCTCCTGA
- a CDS encoding MBL fold metallo-hydrolase — protein sequence MAKVTFYGACGVVTGSCTHLSWSDGTELLVDCGMYQGPEQLEQLNWEPFAFDAHKLQAVILTHAHLDHIGLLPKLVKEGFSGPIHTTKAGRGLVSLILRDAAKIQEEQARYARRKKYSHHRDPKPLYTSDEARKALNMLVTQPFDKTFDVVPGIRLRFRRAGHLLGAASVEIEAKGSDGERRTWCFSGDIGRHGVPILKDPQPPEKAPAALLLESTYGDRSHPDSNPKEELAAIIEETYARGGMVIIPAFALGRSQEILYYMAELADEGRLDPKTVFLDSPMAIKATHIYDTAEAEHDAELQELDDTVDPLAAPPFNHAATVSQSKSLNHRRKPAVIISASGMATAGRVVHHLKNHLGDPNSSVVLVGYQAYGTRGRALQEGADTVGIHGRRVRVRAQIHSLSGLSAHGDREDLINWCKALPEPPQRIFLNHGEDPARKALAAELEEAGFPRPVLPLPGDSVPW from the coding sequence ATGGCCAAAGTGACCTTCTATGGAGCGTGCGGTGTCGTCACCGGCAGCTGCACTCACCTTTCTTGGAGTGACGGCACCGAGCTGCTGGTGGATTGCGGCATGTATCAAGGGCCGGAGCAGCTCGAGCAGCTCAACTGGGAGCCCTTCGCCTTCGACGCCCACAAATTGCAGGCGGTGATCCTCACCCACGCTCACCTGGACCACATCGGGCTGCTGCCGAAGTTGGTCAAGGAAGGATTCTCCGGACCCATCCACACCACCAAGGCGGGCCGCGGCCTGGTCTCGTTGATCCTTCGGGACGCCGCCAAGATCCAGGAGGAGCAGGCCCGCTACGCCCGGCGCAAGAAGTACAGTCATCACCGCGACCCCAAACCCCTCTACACCAGCGACGAGGCGCGCAAGGCGCTCAACATGCTGGTCACCCAACCCTTCGACAAGACCTTCGACGTCGTTCCCGGCATCCGGCTGCGCTTCCGCCGCGCTGGCCACCTGCTGGGCGCCGCATCGGTGGAGATCGAGGCCAAGGGCTCCGACGGCGAGCGCCGCACCTGGTGTTTCTCCGGCGACATCGGACGCCACGGCGTCCCCATCCTCAAAGATCCCCAACCGCCGGAAAAGGCCCCGGCGGCGCTGCTGCTGGAATCCACCTACGGGGACCGCAGTCATCCCGACTCCAACCCCAAAGAAGAGCTGGCGGCGATCATCGAGGAAACCTACGCCCGTGGCGGCATGGTGATCATCCCCGCCTTCGCCCTCGGCCGCAGCCAGGAAATTCTCTACTACATGGCGGAGCTGGCGGACGAAGGCCGGCTGGATCCCAAGACCGTCTTCCTCGACAGCCCCATGGCGATCAAGGCTACCCACATCTACGACACCGCCGAGGCGGAGCACGACGCCGAGCTGCAGGAGCTGGACGACACCGTGGATCCCCTCGCCGCGCCGCCGTTCAACCACGCCGCCACGGTGAGCCAGAGCAAGAGCCTCAACCACCGCCGCAAGCCGGCGGTGATCATCTCCGCCAGCGGCATGGCCACCGCCGGCCGAGTCGTGCACCATCTCAAAAACCACCTCGGGGACCCCAACAGCTCGGTGGTGCTGGTGGGCTACCAGGCCTACGGTACCCGCGGCCGCGCGCTGCAGGAGGGCGCCGACACCGTCGGCATCCACGGCCGGCGGGTGCGGGTGCGGGCGCAGATCCACTCCCTCTCGGGCCTCTCCGCCCACGGCGACCGGGAGGATCTGATCAATTGGTGCAAGGCCCTGCCGGAACCGCCCCAGCGCATCTTCCTCAACCACGGGGAGGATCCGGCGCGCAAGGCCCTGGCGGCGGAACTGGAAGAGGCCGGCTTCCCGCGGCCGGTGTTGCCTCTGCCGGGAGACTCCGTGCCTTGGTAG
- a CDS encoding phosphatase PAP2 family protein yields the protein MSRAHAPLSASLPAPVSAPSAVPGWQRFDLSLCERVHDGCRREVLALFRVVSRLGNGPAWYALALGLLGLYGEAAAVPVLRMLVTGMLGSALYWLIKSRAARPRPFMVSASLNAEEPPLDEFSFPSGHTLHACLYAVLAGAVFPWTLWILVPFAVLTAASRIALGLHYPTDVAAGAALGCTLAWLALALV from the coding sequence ATGTCGAGAGCCCACGCCCCACTATCTGCATCCCTACCGGCCCCGGTTTCCGCCCCTTCCGCCGTTCCCGGCTGGCAACGCTTCGATCTTTCCCTCTGTGAGCGCGTCCACGACGGCTGCCGCCGCGAGGTGCTGGCTCTGTTCCGAGTGGTCAGCCGCCTGGGCAACGGACCCGCCTGGTATGCCCTGGCGCTGGGGTTGCTCGGCCTGTATGGCGAAGCGGCGGCGGTCCCGGTGCTGCGCATGCTGGTCACCGGCATGCTCGGCAGCGCGCTCTACTGGCTGATCAAATCCCGCGCCGCTCGGCCTCGGCCGTTCATGGTCAGCGCCAGCCTCAACGCCGAAGAACCGCCGCTGGACGAATTCAGCTTCCCCTCCGGCCACACCCTGCACGCCTGCCTTTACGCCGTGTTGGCCGGGGCCGTCTTCCCCTGGACCCTTTGGATCCTGGTGCCCTTCGCCGTGCTCACCGCCGCTTCGCGCATCGCCCTCGGTCTGCACTATCCCACCGACGTGGCCGCCGGGGCAGCCCTCGGCTGCACCCTCGCCTGGTTGGCTCTAGCGCTTGTCTGA
- a CDS encoding glycosyltransferase — MRILYLTDVFFPRVNGVSTSIATFLRELEHRGHEVVVVAPEYRRPARSLEDRVRRVASRAVLGDPEDRWMKGSALRRTLRQVLEEGPVDLVHAQTPFVAHYAARRFARSHDLPLVVTYHTFFEDYLHHYLPLPQGLLKPFVRRISRLQADDADRLIVPSSAVRDALLAYGTDTPVEVLPTGLRSSELAGGDGPRFRRRHGIPADQPMLLHVGRMAHEKNVGFLLRVFARIAAERSDVLLVLAGEGPAVPRLRREIRRLGLGEQVRFLGYLERENELLNCYAAADLFLFASRTETQGLVLLESMALGTPVVSTAVLGTRDVVRTGHGAVVVPEDEERFAREVLSLLADPLRRGRLSREAVAWAQEWSAGRMAERLLGVYRDVVGIEERARAVPA; from the coding sequence ATGCGAATCCTCTACCTCACCGACGTCTTCTTTCCCCGGGTCAACGGCGTCTCCACCTCCATCGCCACCTTCCTCCGCGAGCTCGAGCACCGGGGTCACGAGGTGGTGGTGGTGGCGCCGGAGTATCGGCGTCCGGCCCGCTCCTTGGAGGATCGAGTGCGGCGGGTCGCCTCCCGCGCCGTGCTGGGAGATCCGGAGGACCGTTGGATGAAGGGATCGGCGCTGCGGCGGACGCTGCGCCAGGTGCTGGAGGAAGGGCCGGTGGATCTGGTCCACGCCCAGACCCCCTTCGTCGCCCACTACGCCGCCCGGCGGTTCGCCCGGAGCCACGATCTGCCGTTGGTCGTGACCTACCACACCTTCTTCGAGGACTATCTGCACCACTACCTGCCGCTGCCCCAAGGGCTCCTCAAGCCCTTCGTGCGGCGCATCTCCCGGCTGCAGGCGGACGACGCGGATCGGCTCATCGTGCCCTCGTCGGCGGTGCGGGATGCGCTGTTGGCCTACGGTACCGACACCCCGGTGGAGGTTTTGCCCACAGGACTGCGCTCGTCGGAGCTGGCCGGCGGCGACGGCCCGCGCTTCCGGCGCCGTCACGGGATTCCCGCGGACCAGCCGATGTTGCTCCACGTCGGGCGCATGGCCCACGAGAAAAACGTGGGCTTCCTGCTGCGGGTCTTCGCGCGCATCGCGGCGGAGCGCTCGGACGTGCTCCTGGTGCTCGCTGGCGAGGGGCCGGCAGTCCCCCGGCTGCGGCGGGAGATCCGCCGGCTGGGCCTTGGGGAACAGGTGCGATTCCTAGGGTATCTGGAGCGTGAGAACGAGCTCCTCAACTGCTACGCCGCGGCGGACCTCTTCCTCTTCGCCTCGCGCACCGAAACTCAAGGCCTGGTGCTGCTGGAGTCCATGGCCTTGGGGACGCCGGTGGTGTCCACTGCGGTCTTGGGCACCCGCGACGTGGTGCGCACCGGGCACGGAGCGGTGGTGGTGCCGGAGGACGAGGAGCGCTTTGCCCGAGAGGTCTTGTCTTTGCTCGCCGATCCGTTGCGGCGAGGGCGATTGAGCCGGGAAGCGGTGGCCTGGGCTCAGGAGTGGAGCGCCGGGCGCATGGCGGAGCGCTTGCTCGGCGTCTACCGCGACGTGGTGGGGATCGAGGAACGAGCCCGCGCGGTGCCGGCGTGA
- a CDS encoding pyridoxamine 5'-phosphate oxidase family protein: MATSSAQPNDQSDASSRPKPNAWHSGELEMQRRAGIRDSPRLRAAIHTEIPQAARAFLSDQRLAVLATLDGDGRPWASALDGPPGFLRTPDETTVEIAVGLRLDPLVISHLGDQIEVGLLVIEPVARRRMRLNGRAVLGVENRLIIHTDEVYSNCPKFIQRRVEAEDLPAPSQPGAPRRSSGLSAEQERWIEAADTFFLATAHPEAGADASHRGGEPGFVRVDGTRLSFPDYRGNFLFQSLGNILVTGRAGLLFLDFQRGRSLQLTGQAAVDDSTDGRSLFASAERVVHVELEEVVERRGALAHSWHSVEGGSAVKIAR, encoded by the coding sequence ATGGCTACGAGTTCGGCTCAGCCCAACGATCAAAGCGACGCCTCGAGCCGCCCCAAGCCCAACGCCTGGCACTCCGGGGAGCTGGAGATGCAACGCCGGGCGGGCATTCGTGACAGCCCTCGGTTGCGCGCCGCCATTCACACCGAGATTCCGCAGGCGGCCCGAGCCTTCCTCAGCGACCAGCGGCTGGCTGTGCTGGCCACCCTCGATGGAGATGGCCGGCCCTGGGCCTCAGCCCTCGACGGCCCACCCGGATTTCTTCGTACCCCGGACGAGACGACAGTGGAGATCGCGGTGGGGCTCCGACTCGATCCGTTGGTGATCTCCCACCTCGGGGATCAGATCGAGGTCGGTCTGCTGGTCATCGAACCCGTCGCTCGGAGGCGCATGCGGCTCAACGGTAGAGCCGTCTTGGGGGTGGAGAATCGGCTCATCATTCACACCGACGAGGTCTACAGCAACTGCCCCAAATTCATCCAACGGCGCGTGGAAGCGGAGGATCTGCCGGCACCCTCGCAGCCTGGAGCGCCCCGGAGATCCTCTGGGCTCTCCGCCGAGCAAGAGCGCTGGATTGAAGCCGCCGACACCTTCTTCCTCGCCACCGCCCATCCCGAAGCCGGCGCCGACGCCTCCCATCGCGGCGGCGAACCAGGCTTTGTCCGCGTCGACGGCACCCGCCTCAGCTTCCCTGACTATCGAGGCAACTTCCTCTTCCAAAGCCTGGGCAACATCCTGGTCACCGGCCGCGCCGGACTCCTCTTCCTCGATTTCCAGCGGGGACGCAGCCTGCAGCTCACCGGCCAAGCCGCGGTGGACGACTCCACCGACGGTCGCAGCTTGTTCGCCAGCGCCGAGCGGGTCGTGCACGTGGAGCTCGAGGAGGTGGTCGAGCGGCGAGGAGCCCTGGCTCATTCGTGGCACAGCGTGGAGGGTGGATCCGCGGTGAAGATCGCGCGGTGA
- a CDS encoding TetR/AcrR family transcriptional regulator, with product MPVTKVQEEALLDQLGDVFRRYGYEGASLSRLSEATGLQRASLYHRFPGGKEEMARAVLNRTVGWVVEKILQPLGGPGTPRERLVAMAQRLDELYDGGCSSCLLDVFSLGGRGHAFENEVDGSLQRWIETLAAVAREAGVGPDEARRRAEDVLIRIQGSLVVSRGLRDTSPFQRTMEDLHRTLLPELDDA from the coding sequence ATGCCCGTCACCAAGGTCCAAGAAGAAGCCCTCCTCGACCAGCTCGGCGATGTCTTTCGCCGCTACGGCTATGAGGGAGCTAGTCTGAGCCGGCTGTCGGAAGCCACGGGGTTGCAGCGGGCGAGCCTTTACCATCGTTTTCCCGGTGGCAAGGAGGAGATGGCGCGGGCGGTACTGAACCGGACCGTGGGGTGGGTCGTGGAGAAGATTCTCCAACCTCTCGGCGGACCGGGGACGCCTCGGGAGCGGCTGGTGGCCATGGCTCAGCGGCTCGACGAGCTCTACGACGGCGGTTGTAGCTCCTGTCTTCTGGACGTTTTCTCCCTCGGCGGCCGGGGCCACGCCTTCGAGAACGAGGTCGATGGCAGCCTGCAGCGCTGGATCGAAACGTTGGCGGCAGTGGCCCGAGAGGCTGGTGTGGGGCCGGACGAAGCCCGGCGACGGGCCGAGGACGTTTTGATCCGCATCCAGGGCTCCCTCGTCGTCTCCCGCGGCCTACGAGACACCTCTCCCTTTCAGCGAACCATGGAAGACCTGCATCGAACGCTCTTGCCCGAGCTTGACGACGCCTGA
- a CDS encoding PIN domain-containing protein, giving the protein MTVLVDTCIWSLALRRRDGGKASGRDLGPAVESLRELILAGQASLIGPIRQELLSGLRRSEQFEALRGTLRAFETLEILPEDYERAAQHFNTCRGRGIQGSNTDFLICAVAERFRLPIFTTDRDFQHFAEHLPVELWAV; this is encoded by the coding sequence ATGACGGTCTTGGTGGACACCTGCATCTGGTCGCTGGCTCTGCGGCGGCGGGATGGTGGAAAGGCTTCCGGGAGGGACTTGGGGCCGGCGGTGGAGTCGCTCCGCGAGCTGATCCTCGCCGGCCAGGCCAGCCTCATCGGCCCGATCCGTCAGGAGCTTCTTTCCGGCCTGCGGCGTTCGGAGCAATTCGAAGCCCTCCGAGGCACCCTCCGCGCCTTCGAGACTCTGGAGATCCTTCCCGAGGACTATGAACGGGCCGCGCAGCATTTCAACACCTGCCGCGGGCGAGGGATCCAGGGCTCGAACACCGACTTCCTGATCTGCGCCGTCGCCGAACGTTTCCGCCTGCCCATCTTCACGACGGATCGCGACTTCCAGCACTTCGCTGAGCATTTGCCGGTGGAGCTTTGGGCGGTCTAA
- a CDS encoding DUF4149 domain-containing protein: MLRFLCWVWLGLVLGVSFLAAPIKFYAPTLDLPTALDVGRVTFHLLNRIEWILSATLVYLAFLQHRSTRFEPTSWILTGAVLLIVGLQTFWMLPVLDLRVAAILRGESIPPSALHTVYIGVELAKVGVLGVLGAVGERAGR, encoded by the coding sequence ATGCTGCGATTTCTCTGCTGGGTCTGGCTCGGCCTGGTCCTCGGCGTCTCCTTCCTCGCCGCCCCCATCAAGTTCTACGCTCCCACCCTCGACCTCCCCACCGCCCTCGACGTCGGCCGCGTCACCTTCCACCTGCTCAACCGCATCGAGTGGATCTTGAGCGCCACCCTCGTCTACCTGGCCTTCCTCCAACACCGCTCCACCCGCTTCGAACCCACAAGCTGGATCCTCACCGGCGCCGTCCTCCTCATCGTCGGCCTCCAGACCTTCTGGATGCTCCCGGTCCTCGACCTCCGAGTCGCCGCCATCCTCCGCGGCGAATCCATCCCGCCCTCGGCGCTGCACACGGTGTATATCGGGGTGGAGCTGGCGAAGGTGGGGGTGCTGGGGGTTTTGGGGGCGGTGGGGGAGCGGGCGGGGCGATGA
- a CDS encoding VOC family protein, producing MSSHPAPGHIGLNVTSLERSLPFYQRLLGFEVLGQSEEEGRRFAFLGDGTSLRLTLWQQASEGFDGTRAGLHHLAFEVASPEDLDTYRRRLKDLGVEPLHGGVVPHSEGAGSGGLFFLDPDGVRLELSVPHGLESDAQAPAGTAPTCGFF from the coding sequence ATGTCGAGTCATCCCGCCCCCGGCCACATCGGCCTCAACGTCACCTCCCTCGAGCGCTCTCTCCCCTTCTATCAACGGCTCCTCGGCTTTGAGGTCCTCGGTCAATCAGAGGAAGAAGGCCGCCGCTTCGCCTTTCTCGGTGACGGCACCTCCCTGCGCTTGACGCTCTGGCAGCAAGCCAGCGAAGGCTTCGACGGTACCCGAGCCGGACTTCATCATCTGGCCTTCGAGGTGGCTTCTCCGGAGGACCTGGACACCTACCGTCGGCGTCTCAAGGATCTGGGGGTCGAGCCCCTCCACGGCGGCGTGGTTCCGCATAGCGAAGGAGCTGGCTCCGGAGGGCTTTTCTTTCTCGATCCCGACGGCGTCCGGCTCGAGCTCTCAGTGCCCCACGGCCTGGAGAGCGACGCCCAGGCGCCCGCCGGCACTGCCCCCACCTGTGGCTTCTTTTAA
- a CDS encoding type II toxin-antitoxin system prevent-host-death family antitoxin yields MTKVSTRTLKDQLSSYLHRAERGEQIIVLRGGKPVAALVSLESMAASDEPGRLAALAHQGLLTLPADGGSGKMAAPEVPSRGQSAASMVLEDRR; encoded by the coding sequence ATGACCAAGGTCAGCACTAGAACTCTCAAGGATCAGCTCTCGAGCTATCTCCACCGCGCCGAGCGGGGCGAGCAGATCATTGTGCTGCGCGGCGGCAAGCCGGTGGCCGCGTTGGTTTCGTTGGAATCGATGGCTGCGTCGGACGAACCCGGCCGGCTGGCCGCTCTGGCTCACCAGGGCTTGCTCACCCTTCCGGCCGACGGCGGCTCCGGCAAGATGGCGGCTCCGGAAGTTCCCTCTCGGGGACAAAGCGCTGCGAGCATGGTCCTCGAGGACCGTCGTTGA